In the Chroococcidiopsis sp. SAG 2025 genome, one interval contains:
- a CDS encoding iron uptake porin has protein sequence MGKFYPLLVSGIGILCLLAQITPLQAQTLIQVKSQKSKVKSNTNSRLPTPNSQLPTPDSQLPTSQVSQLSDVQPDDWASRALQSLIWRYGIVTGYPNGNFLGNRTLSRYEFAAALSTVVRQLEGAIANGKPVQATQDDLATLKKLLQEYAAELEDFQGRLDSLEARNAGLQANEFSTTTKLKGQVIFAINGGGFGGDSLRNPTGTEIANNNPITTLFYRTQLDFDTSFSGTDLLKIRLETGSNGNRDNAAGVLEPNFGSGLDFSTRPSRNGELGLGRLYYSFSAAKNLQIVLGTAIAPTDYLDRNRYANRSFVDFSTQALVNNYLLFPIHEQGAGAVVNWQANEFLTLRAMYLAADADTSGSRDEVEGVSALTRLLYPDEGGDRGLFGNPNQGTVELEYSPNPAFTLRLQYSGGNTFDRHFDVFGANVELNLSRQLGVFGRYGYGSYDDTIFGDLEPSYWMVGISLRNLLLPGAVAGIAAGQPFVENAVGDATQTNFEAYYNFPLNENLAIAPLVQAIANPSNQADNGTIITGTLRTVFSF, from the coding sequence TTAAAAGTAATACCAACTCCCGACTCCCAACTCCCAACTCCCAACTCCCAACTCCCGACTCCCAACTCCCGACTTCCCAAGTCTCCCAATTATCCGACGTGCAACCCGATGACTGGGCAAGTCGAGCGTTACAATCTTTAATCTGGCGCTATGGAATAGTTACAGGCTATCCGAATGGGAACTTCCTTGGCAATCGTACCTTGAGTCGTTACGAATTTGCGGCGGCTTTAAGTACGGTAGTACGGCAATTGGAGGGAGCGATCGCTAATGGTAAGCCAGTACAAGCAACTCAAGATGATTTAGCAACTCTCAAAAAACTTCTACAAGAGTATGCTGCCGAATTAGAAGATTTCCAAGGTCGTTTAGATTCTCTAGAAGCTCGAAACGCCGGACTCCAGGCAAACGAGTTCTCCACAACGACTAAACTTAAAGGTCAAGTTATCTTTGCAATTAATGGGGGTGGCTTTGGCGGCGATTCCCTTCGCAACCCTACAGGTACGGAAATTGCCAATAATAATCCTATTACTACGTTATTTTACAGGACTCAGTTAGATTTTGATACGAGTTTTTCTGGTACTGACTTACTCAAAATTCGTTTGGAGACTGGTAGTAACGGCAACCGCGATAATGCAGCTGGAGTATTAGAACCTAATTTCGGTAGCGGACTTGATTTCTCGACCAGACCATCTCGAAATGGAGAATTGGGGCTGGGTCGGCTTTACTACAGCTTTAGCGCCGCTAAAAATCTCCAAATTGTTTTAGGGACTGCGATCGCACCTACAGATTATCTCGATCGCAATCGTTATGCTAATCGCAGTTTTGTTGATTTTTCGACTCAAGCACTGGTTAACAACTACCTTCTCTTTCCGATTCACGAACAAGGCGCTGGGGCGGTTGTTAACTGGCAAGCGAATGAGTTTTTAACGTTACGGGCAATGTATCTTGCAGCAGACGCTGACACTTCTGGCAGTCGCGATGAGGTTGAAGGTGTATCGGCTTTAACAAGGCTACTCTACCCAGATGAAGGTGGAGATCGCGGTTTATTTGGTAATCCTAATCAGGGAACGGTTGAGTTAGAATACTCTCCCAACCCAGCTTTTACTCTACGCTTGCAGTACAGTGGTGGAAATACGTTCGATCGCCATTTTGATGTATTTGGAGCGAATGTCGAACTCAATCTATCGCGCCAACTTGGAGTTTTCGGACGTTATGGCTACGGTAGCTATGACGATACTATTTTTGGAGATCTCGAACCGTCTTACTGGATGGTGGGGATATCGTTGCGCAATTTACTACTGCCTGGCGCTGTAGCGGGAATTGCGGCAGGTCAGCCTTTTGTGGAAAATGCTGTAGGGGATGCGACTCAAACAAACTTTGAAGCCTACTATAACTTTCCCCTAAATGAAAATCTAGCGATCGCTCCTTTAGTTCAAGCGATCGCCAATCCTAGCAATCAAGCAGATAATGGCACAATTATTACTGGTACTCTTCGCACCGTATTCTCTTTTTAA
- a CDS encoding glycosyltransferase family 39 protein, with amino-acid sequence MPTRHVNFKWLRLLFIIILCVGIAFRVTNIDKKVYWHDEAYTSLRIAGYTMKDFSQGAYAHRDSSIKYLQTFQRFKPGSQLKDTIHSLAVEDSQHPPLYYVLLRFWVKLFGNSITIIRSLSILFSFLVFPCLYWLCLELFQSSLIAWMAIALLAVSPVHVLFAQEARQYALWTVTILGSSAALLRAIRLNKIQIWIVYAFALATSFYTFFLSGLIAVAHGGYVFIIEKFRLSKRAIAYLLSSGLSLLLFTPWILSLIQNYSMFQMTTGWTNNALPADIFSRRWLLNIGHIFFDMGLEKDPDFLIVYFLILLLIVYAVYFTIRHAPLRIWLFIITLMAATTLPLLIPDIIKGGQRSIVPRYLFPGYLSIQLAVAYLLSQKISQSRLLFRRSWQAIATLLILAGIISCTLSSQANTWWIKEISYSNPQVASFLNRANNPLIVSTNGCINNGNLLSLSYLLEPKVRLRLVDIAPLKEIPPNSGDIFIYGDCTEPVRDSLIKKKYKLEPILPYLWQLKSGEGN; translated from the coding sequence ATGCCAACTCGTCACGTCAATTTTAAATGGCTGCGCTTACTATTTATAATTATTTTGTGTGTGGGAATAGCTTTTCGAGTTACGAATATCGATAAAAAAGTTTATTGGCACGACGAAGCTTATACTTCTTTAAGAATTGCTGGCTACACGATGAAAGACTTCTCTCAAGGAGCATACGCTCATCGAGACAGCAGTATCAAATACTTGCAAACGTTTCAACGTTTCAAACCTGGCAGCCAATTAAAAGATACAATTCATTCTCTTGCTGTAGAAGACTCTCAACATCCACCTTTGTATTATGTTTTGTTGAGATTTTGGGTGAAATTATTTGGCAACAGTATTACGATAATTAGAAGTTTAAGCATTTTATTTAGCTTCTTAGTATTTCCTTGTTTGTATTGGTTGTGTCTAGAATTGTTTCAATCGTCTCTCATAGCATGGATGGCGATCGCGCTTTTAGCGGTCTCTCCGGTGCATGTTTTATTTGCTCAAGAAGCAAGGCAATACGCTTTATGGACAGTGACAATTCTAGGATCGAGTGCCGCTTTACTCAGGGCAATTCGATTGAATAAAATCCAGATTTGGATTGTATATGCCTTCGCTTTAGCAACTAGTTTTTATACTTTTTTCTTGTCTGGATTAATAGCTGTCGCTCATGGAGGTTACGTTTTCATAATTGAAAAATTTAGGTTGAGCAAAAGAGCGATCGCTTATCTTCTCTCCTCGGGTTTGAGCTTATTACTTTTTACTCCTTGGATATTGAGCTTAATTCAGAACTATTCCATGTTTCAGATGACGACGGGATGGACAAATAATGCTTTACCCGCAGACATTTTTAGTCGTCGCTGGCTACTCAATATCGGTCATATTTTTTTCGATATGGGTTTGGAAAAAGATCCAGATTTTCTAATTGTCTACTTCCTGATATTACTTCTAATAGTTTATGCAGTTTATTTCACAATACGTCACGCACCTTTAAGAATTTGGCTATTTATTATTACCTTAATGGCTGCAACTACTTTACCGTTACTGATACCAGATATCATTAAAGGCGGACAAAGATCGATCGTGCCTCGTTATTTGTTTCCTGGTTATTTAAGCATTCAGTTAGCAGTTGCTTACTTATTGAGTCAAAAAATCAGTCAATCGAGATTATTGTTTCGCAGAAGTTGGCAAGCGATCGCAACTTTACTCATTTTGGCTGGAATCATATCTTGCACGCTGAGTTCCCAAGCTAATACTTGGTGGATTAAAGAAATTAGTTATAGTAATCCTCAAGTAGCTAGTTTTCTCAATAGAGCAAATAATCCTCTCATAGTTTCTACTAATGGTTGCATCAACAATGGTAATTTACTTTCCCTTAGCTACTTATTAGAACCAAAAGTTCGATTAAGATTAGTTGATATCGCTCCTTTAAAAGAGATACCACCAAATTCTGGCGATATCTTTATTTATGGAGATTGTACAGAACCAGTGCGCGATAGTCTTATTAAGAAAAAATACAAACTAGAGCCAATCTTACCTTATTTATGGCAACTAAAGTCAGGGGAAGGGAATTGA
- the dapB gene encoding 4-hydroxy-tetrahydrodipicolinate reductase yields the protein MNSQYPIPVVINGAAGKMGREVVKAVFQAADLTLLGAIDRNPEHQGKDAGELAGLPEPLEVPITDQLEPMLAMAGQERQIGVMVDFTHPSTVYDNIRSAIAYGVRPVVGTTGLSPAQIQDLAEFADKASTGCLMIPNFSIGMVLLQQAAVQASQYFDHVEIIELHHNQKADAPSGTALQTAQMLAELGKAFNPPQVEETEKLPGARGSVAAEGIRIHSVRLPGLIAHQEVIFGSAGQIYTLRHDTSDRACYMPGVLLAIRKVIQLKTLVYGLEKIL from the coding sequence ATGAATAGCCAATATCCAATCCCAGTAGTAATCAATGGTGCTGCGGGCAAAATGGGACGCGAAGTTGTCAAAGCAGTTTTCCAAGCTGCCGATCTGACCTTACTAGGGGCGATCGATCGCAACCCAGAGCATCAAGGTAAAGACGCAGGAGAACTAGCGGGTTTACCAGAACCGTTGGAAGTTCCCATTACCGACCAATTAGAACCAATGCTGGCGATGGCGGGGCAAGAAAGGCAAATTGGGGTGATGGTAGACTTTACCCATCCGAGTACAGTGTATGACAATATCCGCTCGGCGATCGCCTATGGAGTGCGTCCAGTCGTCGGTACGACAGGCTTAAGTCCCGCACAGATTCAGGACTTAGCTGAATTTGCTGACAAAGCCAGTACTGGATGTTTGATGATTCCCAACTTCTCAATTGGGATGGTTTTGTTGCAACAAGCAGCAGTTCAAGCTTCCCAATATTTCGATCACGTCGAAATTATCGAACTGCACCATAACCAAAAAGCCGATGCACCGAGCGGTACGGCATTGCAAACCGCGCAGATGTTAGCTGAGTTGGGGAAAGCTTTTAATCCACCCCAGGTAGAAGAAACAGAAAAATTACCAGGTGCGAGAGGTAGCGTAGCAGCGGAAGGCATTCGCATTCATAGCGTCCGCCTACCAGGGTTAATTGCCCATCAAGAAGTCATTTTTGGCTCAGCGGGTCAAATTTATACTTTGCGCCACGACACGAGCGATCGCGCCTGCTACATGCCAGGAGTGCTGCTAGCGATCCGTAAAGTCATCCAACTCAAAACCCTCGTTTATGGGTTAGAAAAAATATTGTAA